CACTCTCTATTTTTCACCGGTGTACCGCCCTTTACGGAAATACTCTTAATTTGCTTCATAACAACTCTATATAAAAGGCATTGGAAGGTTCACCTTTGAATCAAGGCATCTTGAATCAACATTCAACATCCCTCTGTCTGTGTTTTTGTTTCACACGCGTGTAcgtacacacacaaaaatcaaGATGGAGGGATCCAAACGTATGTTTTCAACTGTCTTCATCCTCGTCTTGCTTCTTGTGACTATTggtatctctctctttcctcatTTTAATTTCATCTTTATATTTGATTAGTGATATATTTCTTTCCAATGCTGAAAGAcgtttcaagtttgaatccaAATTCTCTCATTCATTTTTATCAATGAATGTTTGGCAGGGACAGGTCCAATGGTTGCTGAGGGCAAGGTCGAAACAAAGGAGACGTCGAGGACTTGTGAGTCTTTGAGCACGAAATTCAAGGGACCTTGCTTCCGATCAAGCAACTGTGCAAATATTTGCGAAAAAGAAGGCTTCAAGGGAGGCAAATGTGTTGGCTTTAGGCTAAGATGTACGTGCACGAAGAAATGTTAGTGATATAACACACTAACTTATTTTGGTGCATGGGATTGagatgaatgaaaatttattgccctttttttcgttttgtttaAGAGAATAAATGACTAACCctaatataaattttgggattgtGTCCgtgtttttgttcttatgcGCTAACAGTGCGTGAGTTATTTTGTaatcaataaaataagaaaataatatcgTTCATTTCTTAATGtaatgatacttttttttttctctatacaAATGTGATCTTTCTAGCATT
Above is a genomic segment from Prunus dulcis chromosome 7, ALMONDv2, whole genome shotgun sequence containing:
- the LOC117636093 gene encoding defensin Ec-AMP-D1-like, giving the protein MEGSKRMFSTVFILVLLLVTIGTGPMVAEGKVETKETSRTCESLSTKFKGPCFRSSNCANICEKEGFKGGKCVGFRLRCTCTKKC